One window from the genome of Alkalihalobacillus sp. LMS6 encodes:
- a CDS encoding YfhO family protein: MSLKKALLLIGASIAVAFLAHGFFLYQLTNGQFMVGPNDGTAQMLPFKQFLYNSFSDGMVFYSHQFGLGGGIFSQLAYYFSTSTVFFVTFLLVFLGEWLHIFQNPGDVLFWANAAVFVNIFRLTVVIVITTFVFRYFHIRFLYAFLGAVLYGASVMYFRHASFWEFFADAYLWLPLLVLGVEKIVREKKPWWFIFAVAISIINNFYFAYMNFLFIAIYAILRSLIKFSRDEVSMKQQFFTYLPATILGFFIGSFSFVPAVYGFLNNQRPPFEQSIEWFHFHDEIFFTSRYLLIPALFILLICCRSLYRYKPFLLFTILSLVFIVFHYSPMIGSMFNGFSAPQYRFQYMGAFAFAAAVAIGLSKFHQIPKKEKRQALMLTTFVYSVLFTIGLLTDSDAFLSFQAIILLIMAIVTVLFGFFHIKGNYKATMLGLVVTTIVLHLGVTNAYQKEWLFERGDLSATSEEFLQSHAYNHTKQKELIEAADVQDPLSRIEWVTNFRNNTPMVQDFNGVSAYSSVLNRELLFFYYTDLQIDMNRESVSRYSGFGDRANLHSLYQVSHKLVSKEDPDPIPYGFYEIEENEDYRLYRNELILPYARTTSNLYSKEDMAPLSIMDREHAMLNGVIVEDEHETTSFEAERNDRINDTTITAVGGSYDNGILTVEEDTGGIDIEIGERGVDEVDDYFSFYLLNNSKTAPLFPLTINEFETDRKSLQSIYKTDINQLTVRVEANETISLRVPEGEYTLDHLALYTEDYDLLENQQQQDETIDVDVDGRHVDIELNNLDSDQMLMLPVPYEKGWEVTRNGQSVDVEQVNYAFLGVELEEGQNTIQFSYLPPFFKPTLALSIIGLLLTFIWVYARRK; this comes from the coding sequence ATGAGTCTTAAAAAAGCCCTACTTCTAATTGGTGCAAGTATTGCTGTTGCCTTTCTTGCCCATGGTTTTTTTCTATATCAATTAACAAATGGACAATTCATGGTCGGACCAAACGATGGTACTGCACAGATGCTCCCTTTTAAACAGTTTCTATATAACTCGTTTAGCGACGGAATGGTCTTTTATTCTCATCAATTTGGTCTTGGCGGCGGCATTTTTAGTCAGCTTGCTTATTACTTTTCAACAAGCACAGTGTTTTTTGTTACGTTTCTCTTAGTCTTCTTAGGAGAATGGTTACACATTTTCCAAAACCCTGGAGACGTTCTTTTTTGGGCAAATGCAGCAGTATTCGTTAACATTTTCCGCCTAACAGTCGTTATTGTAATCACCACGTTTGTGTTTCGTTATTTTCACATACGTTTCCTTTATGCGTTTTTAGGCGCTGTTTTGTATGGTGCAAGTGTCATGTATTTTCGCCATGCATCGTTTTGGGAGTTTTTCGCCGATGCTTACTTATGGTTACCTTTACTTGTTTTAGGGGTAGAGAAAATCGTCAGAGAGAAGAAGCCTTGGTGGTTTATCTTTGCAGTCGCGATCTCCATTATTAACAATTTTTACTTCGCCTACATGAACTTTCTATTTATCGCCATTTACGCGATTTTGCGTAGTCTTATAAAATTTTCGCGTGACGAAGTTTCAATGAAACAGCAATTTTTTACATACTTGCCAGCCACCATTCTTGGCTTTTTTATTGGTTCCTTTTCATTTGTACCAGCAGTATATGGATTTTTAAACAATCAACGACCTCCTTTTGAACAATCGATTGAGTGGTTTCATTTTCACGATGAAATCTTCTTTACAAGCCGGTATCTTTTAATTCCTGCTTTGTTTATCTTGTTGATTTGTTGCAGAAGTTTATATCGCTATAAACCGTTTCTTCTATTCACAATTCTTTCTCTCGTCTTTATCGTCTTTCATTATAGTCCAATGATCGGGAGTATGTTTAACGGTTTCTCGGCACCGCAATATCGTTTTCAATACATGGGGGCATTTGCATTTGCGGCAGCTGTCGCTATCGGCTTAAGCAAGTTTCACCAAATCCCTAAAAAAGAAAAGCGTCAAGCGCTCATGCTGACGACTTTCGTCTACAGCGTTCTTTTTACGATTGGCTTATTGACAGATTCAGATGCGTTTCTTTCATTTCAAGCAATCATTCTGTTGATTATGGCGATCGTAACAGTCTTGTTTGGATTCTTCCACATAAAAGGCAACTATAAAGCAACCATGCTTGGGCTCGTCGTAACGACCATTGTTCTCCACCTTGGCGTGACAAATGCCTATCAAAAAGAATGGTTGTTCGAACGAGGAGATTTAAGCGCAACCTCAGAAGAATTTCTACAAAGTCATGCGTACAATCACACCAAACAAAAAGAGTTAATTGAAGCTGCCGACGTTCAGGACCCTTTATCGCGAATTGAATGGGTGACGAACTTTAGAAACAATACACCTATGGTTCAAGACTTTAACGGCGTCAGTGCATACTCAAGCGTGTTAAATCGTGAATTGCTTTTCTTTTACTACACTGACCTGCAAATTGATATGAATCGAGAAAGCGTGAGCAGGTATTCTGGCTTTGGCGATCGTGCAAATTTGCATAGCCTTTATCAAGTCTCACACAAACTAGTTTCAAAAGAAGATCCCGATCCTATTCCATATGGGTTTTATGAAATCGAAGAGAACGAAGACTATCGATTGTACAGAAATGAACTGATCCTGCCTTATGCACGAACAACGTCAAATCTTTACAGCAAGGAAGACATGGCACCGCTGAGCATCATGGACAGAGAACACGCTATGCTAAATGGCGTCATTGTTGAAGACGAGCACGAGACAACTTCTTTTGAAGCGGAACGAAACGATCGAATCAACGACACAACCATTACTGCAGTTGGAGGATCGTATGATAACGGGATTCTTACAGTTGAAGAAGACACAGGTGGTATTGATATTGAAATTGGAGAACGTGGTGTAGATGAAGTCGATGATTACTTCTCCTTCTATCTTTTAAACAATTCAAAAACGGCCCCTCTGTTTCCTTTAACGATTAATGAATTTGAAACAGACCGAAAATCGCTTCAATCAATATACAAAACCGACATCAATCAATTAACGGTACGTGTAGAAGCAAACGAAACAATATCCTTAAGAGTGCCAGAAGGTGAATACACATTAGACCACCTAGCCCTCTACACAGAGGACTATGACCTTCTGGAGAATCAACAGCAACAAGATGAAACAATCGATGTTGATGTCGATGGACGACATGTCGATATTGAATTAAACAATCTCGACAG